A single region of the Ancylobacter novellus DSM 506 genome encodes:
- a CDS encoding cyclase family protein: protein MEINVGLAAIEEASRKLSNWGRWGKDDHSGTLNHVTPEHVVEAAKLIRQGKVFALGIPLDREGPQNGLFGGRFNPIHQMLATGTDAVAGQQDWNKIRYADDTLNLCVQGATHWDALGHIFYDDKAYNGHDPRLINSRGLNVLGIEHSKSKMNGRGVLLDIARFRGVDWLQDGESISNDELDACAKKQGVEIRKADFVIIRTGQMERCLAEGQWGGYAGGDAPGVKFENCYWCAEKEVAAICSDTWGVEVRPNETTEANQPWHWVVIPAMGLCMGEIFYVKELAEDCARDGVYEFFFCGPPLIITGGTGSPINPQAIK from the coding sequence ATGGAAATCAACGTCGGCCTCGCCGCGATCGAGGAAGCCTCCCGCAAGCTCTCCAATTGGGGGCGCTGGGGGAAGGACGACCACAGCGGCACGCTCAACCACGTCACCCCGGAACATGTCGTCGAGGCCGCCAAGCTGATCCGGCAGGGCAAGGTGTTCGCGCTCGGCATCCCGCTCGACCGCGAGGGACCGCAGAACGGATTGTTCGGCGGGCGCTTCAACCCGATCCACCAGATGCTCGCCACAGGCACCGATGCGGTGGCCGGCCAGCAGGACTGGAACAAGATCCGCTATGCCGACGACACGCTGAACCTCTGCGTGCAGGGCGCCACCCACTGGGACGCGCTCGGCCACATCTTCTACGACGACAAGGCCTATAACGGCCACGACCCGCGCCTCATCAACTCGCGCGGCCTCAACGTGCTGGGCATCGAGCACTCCAAGTCGAAGATGAACGGGCGCGGCGTGCTGCTCGACATCGCCCGCTTCCGCGGCGTCGACTGGCTGCAGGATGGCGAGAGCATCTCGAACGACGAGCTCGATGCCTGCGCGAAGAAGCAGGGCGTGGAGATCCGCAAGGCCGACTTCGTCATCATCCGCACCGGCCAGATGGAGCGCTGCCTCGCGGAAGGGCAATGGGGCGGCTATGCCGGCGGCGACGCGCCGGGCGTGAAGTTCGAGAACTGCTACTGGTGCGCCGAGAAGGAGGTCGCCGCCATCTGCTCCGACACCTGGGGCGTCGAGGTGCGGCCGAACGAGACGACCGAGGCCAACCAGCCCTGGCACTGGGTCGTGATCCCGGCGATGGGCCTGTGCATGGGCGAGATCTTCTATGTGAAGGAACTCGCCGAGGACTGCGCCAGGGACGGCGTCTACGAATTCTTCTTCTGCGGCCCGCCGCTGATCATCACCGGAGGCACCGGCTCGCCGATCAATCCGCAGGCGATCAAGTAG
- a CDS encoding alpha/beta fold hydrolase translates to MTVTPKLDVTDIVVSRDAELAVRVDGADHLPWIVLSNSLAADLTMWDDQIPFLTRSYRVLRYDTRGHGRSSAPNGPYSFDMLVADFIAVMDRFDVRQADVLGLSMGGMTALGVGLAYPERVNRLICADARADAPPPFVAGWDQRIAAVAAGGMGAVLAGTMERWFTAQTRQERPEIVDRAARMVLDTSPVGYAGCAEALKGLDYLRHLPRLEPETLYIVGAEDGGAPPDAMRAMAAATPGAQFEILPRVAHISNMEDVAGFNARVAEFLDISRQAAE, encoded by the coding sequence ATGACGGTCACACCGAAGCTGGACGTTACGGACATCGTCGTCTCGCGCGACGCGGAGCTCGCCGTGCGCGTGGACGGTGCCGATCATCTGCCCTGGATCGTGCTGTCGAACTCGCTCGCCGCCGATCTGACGATGTGGGACGACCAGATTCCCTTCCTGACCCGCAGCTATCGCGTGCTCCGCTACGACACGCGCGGGCACGGCCGCAGCAGCGCGCCGAACGGGCCTTACAGCTTCGACATGCTGGTGGCCGACTTCATCGCCGTCATGGACCGCTTCGACGTGAGGCAGGCGGATGTGCTCGGCCTTTCCATGGGCGGCATGACCGCGCTCGGCGTCGGCCTCGCCTATCCCGAGCGCGTGAACCGGCTCATTTGCGCGGATGCCCGCGCGGACGCGCCGCCGCCCTTCGTGGCCGGCTGGGACCAGCGCATCGCCGCCGTCGCCGCGGGCGGCATGGGGGCGGTGCTGGCCGGCACGATGGAGCGCTGGTTCACGGCGCAGACGCGACAGGAGCGGCCTGAGATCGTCGACCGCGCGGCGCGCATGGTACTGGACACCTCGCCCGTCGGCTATGCCGGCTGCGCCGAGGCCCTGAAGGGGCTCGACTATCTGCGCCACCTGCCGCGCCTCGAGCCCGAGACGCTCTACATTGTCGGCGCCGAGGACGGGGGCGCGCCTCCCGACGCGATGCGCGCCATGGCGGCAGCGACGCCGGGGGCGCAGTTCGAAATCCTCCCGCGCGTCGCGCACATCTCGAACATGGAGGACGTCGCCGGCTTCAATGCGCGGGTGGCGGAGTTTCTCGACATTTCCAGACAGGCGGCGGAGTAG
- a CDS encoding NAD(P)-dependent oxidoreductase: protein MTSETKRTVGIVGLGIMGSAYARNLLERGYEVVGTDVAEAAMAELAGQGGRRVGSARAVAEAADIVLLALPSVKALEAVTAEIAGAVRPGAVVCEMGTLPIDAKEACRRALEARGAQLLDCPVSGTGAQAAKRDLSIYASGDEAAFRKVEAAFADFARDVRYCGGFGTGMKLKYIANLLVTIHNLSTAEALLLAERAGLDLNLVYDAIRPGAGGSRMFDVRAPMMIEERYEPATMKMDIYIKDLQLIMDFAREMRAPTPLMAASLPFYFAALAQGRGKEDTASLFAVLKGMTGPAED from the coding sequence GTGACAAGTGAGACGAAAAGGACCGTCGGCATCGTCGGTCTCGGCATCATGGGCTCGGCCTATGCCAGGAACCTGCTGGAGCGCGGCTACGAGGTGGTCGGCACCGACGTGGCCGAGGCGGCGATGGCGGAACTGGCCGGGCAGGGCGGGCGGCGCGTCGGCTCCGCCCGAGCGGTCGCCGAGGCCGCCGACATCGTGCTGCTGGCGTTGCCATCGGTGAAGGCACTGGAAGCGGTCACCGCGGAGATCGCCGGTGCCGTGCGCCCCGGCGCGGTGGTGTGCGAGATGGGCACGCTGCCCATCGACGCCAAGGAGGCGTGTCGGCGTGCGCTGGAGGCCAGGGGCGCACAACTGCTCGACTGCCCGGTGAGCGGCACCGGTGCGCAGGCGGCGAAGCGCGACCTCTCCATCTATGCCAGCGGCGACGAGGCGGCGTTCCGCAAGGTGGAGGCGGCGTTCGCCGACTTCGCCCGCGACGTGCGCTATTGCGGCGGCTTCGGCACCGGCATGAAGCTGAAATACATCGCCAACCTCTTGGTGACGATCCACAACCTCTCCACCGCCGAGGCGCTGCTGCTTGCCGAGCGCGCCGGGCTCGACCTCAACCTCGTCTATGACGCCATACGTCCGGGCGCGGGCGGTTCGCGCATGTTCGATGTGCGCGCCCCCATGATGATCGAGGAGCGCTATGAGCCGGCGACGATGAAGATGGATATCTACATCAAGGATCTGCAGCTCATCATGGATTTCGCCCGCGAGATGCGCGCGCCGACGCCGCTGATGGCGGCAAGCCTGCCTTTCTACTTCGCCGCTTTGGCGCAGGGGCGGGGCAAGGAGGACACCGCCTCGCTCTTCGCGGTGCTCAAGGGCATGACCGGACCGGCGGAGGACTGA
- a CDS encoding GlcG/HbpS family heme-binding protein: MSAVSLDQADIAARVALETARARSAQPLTVVVLDAGGHVVVARREDGSGIARFEIAFGKAWGALGMGISTRGLAARAAKMGTFFNALAAVTDGRMVPVPGGVLIRDGANRIIGAVGISGDTSDVDEACAVAGVEAAGLVADIEER; encoded by the coding sequence ATGAGCGCGGTTTCCCTCGATCAGGCCGATATCGCCGCCCGCGTGGCGCTGGAGACCGCGCGCGCCCGCAGCGCCCAGCCTCTAACCGTGGTCGTCCTGGACGCTGGCGGGCATGTCGTCGTAGCCCGGCGCGAGGACGGCAGCGGCATCGCCCGCTTCGAGATCGCCTTCGGCAAGGCCTGGGGAGCGCTCGGCATGGGCATCTCGACGCGCGGCCTCGCCGCGCGGGCGGCGAAGATGGGCACCTTCTTCAACGCGCTCGCCGCCGTGACCGATGGCCGGATGGTGCCGGTGCCGGGCGGCGTGCTCATCCGCGACGGCGCGAACCGCATCATCGGCGCGGTGGGTATCAGCGGCGACACGTCAGATGTCGACGAGGCCTGCGCGGTCGCCGGCGTCGAGGCGGCGGGGCTCGTCGCTGATATCGAGGAACGCTGA
- a CDS encoding SDR family NAD(P)-dependent oxidoreductase, with product MTRLDGKTAVVTGAGRGIGRATALALAQAGAHVVAVARTQADLDQLAREGEGRIEPLAADVRDEDFLARIEAMGDLDILVNNAGGNRPKMMVDVDDETLDWMIDLNIRSVYRVARAAARAMGEGGVIVNMSSQMGHVGSPRRTVYCMTKHAVEGLTKAMAVELAPRGIRVVSIAPTFVVTPMTQGMFEDAEFKRFVYDMVPMNDLPVPEDIAQSILFLVSPGARFITGDSLRVDGGWTAR from the coding sequence ATGACGAGGCTCGACGGCAAGACCGCGGTGGTGACGGGCGCCGGCCGCGGCATCGGCCGGGCGACGGCGCTCGCGCTGGCTCAGGCCGGCGCCCATGTCGTCGCGGTCGCCCGTACCCAGGCCGATCTCGACCAGCTCGCCCGCGAAGGCGAGGGACGGATCGAACCTCTCGCAGCCGATGTGCGCGATGAGGACTTCCTCGCGCGGATCGAGGCGATGGGCGACCTCGACATTCTCGTCAACAATGCCGGCGGCAACCGGCCGAAGATGATGGTGGATGTCGACGACGAGACGCTTGACTGGATGATCGACCTCAACATCCGCTCGGTCTACCGCGTCGCCCGCGCCGCCGCCCGGGCGATGGGCGAGGGCGGCGTCATCGTCAACATGTCCTCGCAGATGGGCCATGTCGGCTCGCCCAGGCGCACGGTCTACTGCATGACCAAGCATGCGGTGGAGGGGCTGACCAAGGCGATGGCGGTGGAACTGGCGCCGCGCGGCATCCGTGTCGTCTCGATCGCACCGACCTTTGTGGTGACGCCGATGACGCAGGGCATGTTCGAGGACGCCGAGTTCAAGCGCTTCGTCTACGACATGGTGCCGATGAACGACCTGCCGGTGCCCGAGGACATCGCGCAGTCGATCCTCTTCCTCGTCTCCCCCGGCGCCCGCTTCATCACCGGCGACAGCCTCAGGGTCGACGGCGGCTGGACCGCAAGATAG
- a CDS encoding VIT1/CCC1 transporter family protein, which yields MDPKPTLICPPRTGPFEAGAAISSFLAFSVGAVLPLLPFLFSAGPQGIAIAAAIAGVALFIIGAVLSLFSDRNAFIGGGRMLLIGAVAAGRHRRHRRVVQHGCFLTPPNW from the coding sequence GTGGACCCAAAGCCAACGTTGATCTGCCCCCCGAGAACTGGACCGTTTGAAGCTGGAGCGGCGATATCGTCATTCCTGGCCTTTTCGGTCGGCGCGGTTTTACCGCTTCTGCCGTTCCTGTTCAGCGCCGGCCCTCAAGGCATCGCTATCGCCGCGGCCATCGCCGGCGTCGCGCTGTTCATCATCGGCGCGGTGTTGAGTTTGTTTTCCGATCGGAACGCTTTCATCGGCGGCGGACGCATGCTGTTGATCGGAGCTGTGGCCGCCGGCCGCCATAGACGGCATCGGCGCGTTGTTCAACATGGCTGTTTCCTGACGCCACCAAATTGGTAG
- a CDS encoding ABC transporter ATP-binding protein: protein MSDVSPPPAPVFHARGLSKTYVMGDVEVHALRSVDLDIFEREFVVLLGPSGSGKSTLLNILGGLDAPTSGEANWRDHNLVGADDAELTRYRREHVGFVFQFYNLIPSLTVLENVALVTEIASHPLNARDALALVGLEHRLDHFPSQLSGGEQQRVAVARAIVKSPDVLLCDEPTGALDYETGKVVLAAIVRANQQLGTTTVIITHNAAISGMADRVLRLGGGRIVGEERNPRRLSPDEVHW, encoded by the coding sequence ATGTCCGACGTCAGTCCCCCGCCCGCACCGGTTTTTCACGCCCGTGGCCTTTCCAAGACCTACGTGATGGGCGACGTCGAGGTCCACGCGCTGCGCAGCGTGGACCTCGATATTTTCGAGCGGGAGTTCGTGGTGCTGCTGGGGCCATCCGGATCCGGCAAATCGACCCTTCTCAACATTCTTGGCGGCCTTGACGCACCGACCTCGGGAGAGGCGAACTGGCGCGATCACAATCTCGTCGGCGCCGATGACGCAGAGCTCACCCGGTACCGGCGCGAACATGTTGGGTTCGTGTTCCAGTTCTACAACCTCATTCCAAGCTTGACCGTCCTTGAGAACGTCGCGCTGGTAACAGAGATCGCCAGCCACCCTCTGAATGCACGCGATGCCCTTGCGCTGGTCGGTCTAGAGCATCGGCTCGATCACTTTCCGTCCCAGTTGTCGGGTGGCGAGCAGCAACGCGTCGCCGTCGCGCGCGCGATCGTCAAATCGCCTGACGTGCTGTTGTGCGACGAGCCAACCGGCGCGCTCGACTACGAGACCGGCAAAGTGGTGCTTGCCGCCATCGTCCGCGCAAACCAGCAGCTCGGCACCACGACCGTCATCATCACCCACAATGCTGCCATCTCGGGGATGGCTGACCGGGTGCTGCGCCTCGGCGGCGGCCGCATTGTCGGCGAAGAGAGGAATCCGCGCCGGCTGTCGCCTGATGAGGTGCACTGGTGA
- a CDS encoding ABC transporter permease — protein MSLLDRKLLRDISTMRGQVVTISLVIAAGIAVFVASISTYDSLLSARDRFYLNARFPQVFVTLKRAPLSLLSQINEIAGIVTAEPRIVRELIVDSPASVLPISARMVSIQNGGDESLVRLHMRRGTAPLPGDAKSVAINEAYADASGIVPGDDIRILLNGRVQTFRISGTALSAEYVYSVKPGLPIPDDRLYATIWVDRSAVEAAFDLKGAFNDLVVFVAPGTDPQAVIAELDRLLEPYGSVGAIERRDQPSNRFLDDELNQQRVMSITIPFIFFGVAAFLLNVVLGRLVAAQREQIAALKALGFSAVPIGMHYIKLVAVIVLIGSLLGIACSVAFGEAMIAAYRGFFRLPVFTFELTPWSLVAGTAVSFAMASLGVLSAVRNVLVLPPAVAMRPVAPLRFRRLRLEGLMTAFGYTPQRMMIVRNLAGRPVRTALTVIGIAFAVPMVVLGLFWRDAIDHMIDVQFNLVERGNVAVTFPHPFDRGIIYDLARQPGVLAAEGQRIVPVRLRASQRSYLTSVIGLPTGSELRRPHDASLRPIDVSAEGITLTRRLAERLDVDLGQVVTIEVMEGRRLRRDLPVGAIVDELIGMASYMQMDAINQLTGEGDVVSAAALFVDPAALSDLLRRFKDLPVIESVAVKSYTLSSFMAKIAGLVFVSAGILTAFGIIIAVGVVYNSARIGLQERAWELASLRVLGFSGAEVSRILFSEFAFEIALGVPLGLLTSRAIISLIAQFHSNESFQIPGVIGPRTYAAAGLVVVLAALASAYVVRRQIDRLDLVAALKTRD, from the coding sequence GTGAGTCTGCTCGACCGCAAACTGTTGCGCGACATCTCGACTATGCGGGGTCAGGTCGTCACCATTTCCCTGGTGATTGCCGCCGGCATCGCTGTCTTCGTCGCCTCGATTTCGACGTACGATTCGCTGCTTTCAGCGCGCGATCGCTTCTACCTGAATGCCCGGTTTCCGCAAGTTTTCGTGACCCTTAAGCGTGCCCCGCTATCGCTGCTGTCGCAGATCAACGAAATTGCCGGTATCGTCACGGCCGAACCGCGTATCGTGCGGGAGCTCATAGTCGACAGTCCTGCGTCCGTACTGCCGATCTCGGCTCGCATGGTTTCTATACAAAATGGCGGCGATGAAAGCCTCGTTCGCCTGCACATGCGTCGCGGAACAGCGCCGCTGCCAGGCGACGCAAAGAGCGTCGCTATAAATGAAGCATACGCCGATGCCAGCGGTATCGTGCCCGGCGACGATATACGGATCCTGCTCAATGGTCGTGTGCAGACGTTTCGCATATCCGGGACCGCCCTCTCGGCCGAATACGTCTACTCGGTCAAGCCTGGCCTACCGATTCCTGACGACCGGCTGTACGCCACCATTTGGGTGGATCGTAGCGCCGTGGAGGCCGCCTTCGACTTGAAGGGCGCGTTCAATGATCTGGTTGTTTTCGTGGCACCCGGCACCGACCCGCAGGCCGTGATCGCCGAGCTTGACAGGCTGCTTGAACCCTACGGTTCGGTCGGCGCGATCGAGCGCCGCGACCAACCATCGAACAGGTTTCTAGACGACGAGTTGAACCAGCAACGGGTGATGTCGATTACGATCCCCTTCATATTCTTTGGCGTCGCCGCCTTCCTCCTCAATGTCGTTCTCGGCCGGCTGGTCGCCGCGCAGCGCGAGCAAATCGCGGCCTTGAAAGCCTTGGGCTTTTCCGCTGTTCCGATCGGAATGCATTACATCAAACTTGTCGCCGTGATCGTTTTGATCGGCTCGCTGCTCGGCATTGCCTGCAGCGTCGCCTTCGGCGAAGCGATGATCGCAGCTTATCGGGGATTTTTCCGGCTTCCCGTCTTCACATTTGAGCTCACACCGTGGTCGCTGGTTGCCGGCACAGCGGTCAGCTTTGCCATGGCCTCGCTGGGCGTACTTTCGGCGGTACGCAATGTCCTGGTGCTGCCGCCGGCCGTGGCGATGCGGCCAGTGGCACCGCTGCGCTTTCGCCGGTTGCGCCTCGAAGGACTCATGACGGCTTTCGGCTATACGCCGCAGCGTATGATGATCGTCCGCAATTTAGCGGGACGCCCGGTGCGGACCGCTTTGACCGTGATCGGCATTGCCTTCGCCGTACCGATGGTGGTCCTCGGTTTGTTCTGGCGCGATGCCATCGACCACATGATCGATGTTCAATTCAACCTAGTGGAGCGCGGCAACGTGGCGGTCACATTTCCGCATCCGTTTGATCGCGGCATCATCTACGATTTGGCGCGACAGCCCGGCGTGCTCGCCGCTGAAGGCCAGCGCATCGTTCCCGTTCGCTTACGCGCCAGCCAACGCAGCTATCTAACGTCCGTCATCGGACTACCCACCGGCAGCGAACTGCGACGGCCGCATGATGCTTCACTACGGCCAATCGATGTATCGGCCGAGGGAATCACGCTCACTCGCCGCCTCGCTGAGCGTCTGGACGTCGACTTGGGTCAGGTGGTGACAATCGAGGTCATGGAAGGTCGGCGACTCAGGCGCGACCTGCCGGTCGGCGCGATTGTCGATGAGCTCATCGGAATGGCATCGTACATGCAGATGGATGCCATCAATCAGCTGACCGGAGAAGGCGACGTCGTCTCAGCCGCTGCGCTGTTCGTTGATCCGGCCGCCCTATCCGACCTATTGAGACGCTTCAAGGACCTTCCGGTCATCGAGTCGGTCGCGGTGAAATCTTACACGCTAAGTTCATTTATGGCCAAGATCGCAGGGCTTGTTTTCGTCAGCGCCGGAATCCTGACCGCCTTCGGCATCATCATCGCAGTTGGGGTCGTCTACAACAGCGCGCGCATCGGGCTACAGGAACGCGCATGGGAACTTGCCAGCCTGCGAGTTCTCGGCTTTAGCGGCGCTGAAGTTTCGCGCATCCTATTCAGTGAGTTCGCTTTCGAGATCGCATTGGGCGTGCCCCTCGGCCTACTGACCTCGCGAGCCATAATCAGCTTGATCGCGCAATTTCATTCCAACGAGAGTTTTCAAATTCCGGGTGTGATCGGACCTCGGACATACGCTGCTGCAGGGCTGGTTGTTGTGCTTGCTGCATTGGCAAGCGCATATGTCGTAAGACGGCAGATCGATCGACTTGACCTTGTCGCCGCGCTCAAGACGCGAGATTGA
- a CDS encoding efflux RND transporter periplasmic adaptor subunit, which translates to MRITVGRGIGLLLLLIAVAGVVWAVLPRPIPVETSKVTKGHFVATVDDDGNTRIRERYVVAAPLAGRLTRVQLKAGDRASTGDVLASILPSPAPFLDPRSRRESQERLGAAEAALERAKAMVERARAQAVQAEQELTRTRTLVERGASTMQALERAELAKRVADRDLRAAAFQLHAAEHELDQARALLAQYSDGAKEIPETWSVTAPITGIVLKVNQESETIVQPGTPLLELGDPRDIEIVVDVLSTDAVEIRPGARVTIEHWGGPNALEGRVRRVEPAAFTKISTLGVEEQRVNVLIDIVSPPDRWSGLGEAYQVDAKIAVFGLEDATIVPAGALFRRDDTWHVFTVENGRAQLTPVVVLRRSARSAAIGSGLVLGQSVIVYPSDRIEAGVSVKTSSK; encoded by the coding sequence ATGCGGATCACAGTTGGTCGCGGCATTGGACTTCTTCTGTTGCTCATAGCTGTTGCCGGCGTGGTGTGGGCAGTGCTGCCCCGCCCCATACCCGTTGAGACATCCAAGGTTACAAAAGGACATTTCGTTGCCACCGTTGACGACGATGGCAATACCCGAATTCGAGAACGCTACGTCGTCGCAGCGCCGCTGGCAGGTAGGCTGACCCGGGTGCAGCTTAAAGCCGGAGATCGAGCTTCTACCGGGGACGTGCTGGCATCAATCCTTCCATCTCCGGCGCCATTTCTCGATCCGCGCAGCCGCCGCGAGAGCCAGGAGAGGCTCGGTGCGGCAGAAGCAGCGCTTGAACGCGCCAAGGCCATGGTGGAACGAGCACGGGCGCAAGCCGTTCAGGCCGAACAGGAGCTAACGCGCACGCGCACATTGGTCGAACGCGGCGCTTCGACGATGCAGGCCCTCGAACGGGCTGAGTTAGCAAAGCGCGTCGCCGATCGAGATTTGCGCGCAGCAGCGTTTCAGCTACATGCCGCAGAGCATGAACTCGACCAGGCGCGCGCGCTTCTTGCGCAGTATAGCGATGGTGCCAAGGAGATTCCTGAGACTTGGAGCGTCACTGCTCCCATCACGGGGATCGTCCTGAAAGTCAACCAGGAGAGCGAGACGATTGTCCAGCCCGGCACACCACTCCTTGAACTGGGAGATCCGCGGGATATTGAGATCGTAGTCGACGTTCTCAGTACCGACGCAGTGGAAATTCGCCCCGGCGCTCGGGTGACGATTGAACATTGGGGTGGCCCCAACGCACTGGAAGGAAGGGTACGGCGCGTTGAGCCTGCGGCTTTCACGAAGATTTCGACGCTCGGAGTCGAGGAGCAGCGAGTCAATGTGTTGATCGATATCGTCTCGCCGCCTGATCGATGGTCCGGTCTCGGCGAAGCATATCAGGTTGACGCCAAGATCGCCGTTTTCGGTCTCGAGGACGCAACGATAGTTCCTGCCGGTGCGCTATTCCGCCGTGATGACACCTGGCACGTCTTCACTGTCGAAAATGGACGCGCTCAGCTAACGCCGGTCGTCGTCCTGCGGAGATCTGCCCGTTCGGCAGCCATCGGCTCGGGATTGGTGCTTGGCCAAAGTGTCATCGTCTACCCAAGCGATCGAATTGAAGCAGGTGTTAGCGTGAAAACATCTTCAAAGTGA
- a CDS encoding helix-turn-helix domain-containing protein, whose translation MQAEPVEIEDSVADQLRILAAELRRHRKDRQLSLEALSLLSGVSRSMISKIERGETVPSTGTLSRLAEALGTTFSQLMAHPVESEIIVIPADRQPILSDTASGYHRRCISPVLPGRGVDWVINTLPALGTSGEFVAHRRGVEEYIYVLKGRLEARVGARRVTLETGDALYFQAHETHQFTNLEAGECEYFLIINSSGLRG comes from the coding sequence GTGCAGGCGGAGCCAGTTGAAATCGAGGATAGCGTCGCCGATCAACTGCGCATCCTTGCCGCCGAGCTACGTCGCCATCGCAAGGACCGTCAGCTTTCGCTGGAGGCACTGAGCCTGTTGTCCGGCGTGAGCCGGTCCATGATCTCGAAGATCGAGCGTGGCGAAACCGTGCCGTCCACCGGCACGCTCTCCCGGCTCGCCGAAGCGCTGGGCACCACCTTCTCCCAGCTCATGGCGCATCCGGTGGAGAGCGAGATCATCGTCATCCCGGCCGACCGCCAGCCGATCCTGAGCGACACCGCCTCCGGCTATCATCGCCGCTGCATCTCGCCTGTGCTACCCGGACGGGGCGTCGACTGGGTGATCAACACGCTGCCTGCCCTCGGCACGAGCGGCGAGTTCGTCGCGCACCGGCGGGGCGTCGAGGAATACATCTACGTGCTGAAGGGGCGGCTCGAAGCCCGGGTCGGCGCGCGGCGGGTGACGCTGGAGACCGGCGATGCACTCTATTTCCAGGCGCATGAGACGCACCAGTTCACCAACCTCGAAGCCGGCGAGTGTGAGTATTTTTTGATCATCAACAGCTCCGGCCTGCGCGGATAA
- a CDS encoding RidA family protein: MTERRLISTPAAPPAAGPYSQAVTAGNLVFVAGQLPLDLSGAVPEGVEAQTRQSLANVTAVLDAAGASAASVLKTTVFLKNMNDFAAMNAVYAEVFGTSLPARSTIEVARLPRDVLVEIECIALSGQA; this comes from the coding sequence ATGACCGAGCGTCGCCTGATCAGCACCCCTGCCGCCCCGCCCGCCGCGGGCCCGTATTCCCAGGCCGTCACGGCCGGAAACCTCGTCTTCGTCGCCGGCCAGCTGCCGCTCGATCTGTCGGGCGCCGTCCCCGAGGGCGTGGAGGCGCAGACGCGCCAGTCGCTCGCCAATGTGACGGCGGTGCTCGACGCCGCTGGCGCCAGCGCCGCGAGTGTCCTCAAGACGACGGTCTTCCTCAAGAACATGAACGACTTCGCGGCGATGAACGCGGTCTATGCGGAGGTGTTCGGAACCTCGCTGCCGGCCCGTTCGACCATCGAGGTGGCGCGCCTGCCGCGCGACGTGCTTGTCGAGATCGAATGCATCGCTCTTTCGGGCCAGGCGTGA
- a CDS encoding MOSC domain-containing protein encodes MTDWKGGVLLHIHIAPAASYEMEELAEANLVAGRGIEGDRYFLGTGTYSPKPDIREVTLIEIEALEALAKNDPPLQQSPITLDPADHRRNLTTRGVPLNHLVGKRFRVGETVLRGGRLNFPCKYLEELLGMPVFLPLYNRSGLNCSIETGGIIRPGDPIEPLDD; translated from the coding sequence ATGACCGATTGGAAGGGCGGCGTCCTGCTCCACATCCACATCGCCCCGGCCGCCTCCTACGAGATGGAGGAACTGGCCGAAGCAAACCTCGTCGCCGGGCGTGGCATCGAGGGAGATCGTTATTTCCTCGGCACGGGCACCTATTCTCCCAAGCCGGACATTCGCGAGGTCACGCTCATCGAGATCGAGGCGCTGGAGGCGCTGGCGAAAAACGATCCGCCCCTGCAACAGAGCCCGATCACGCTCGACCCGGCCGACCATCGCCGGAACCTGACGACGCGTGGCGTCCCGCTCAATCATCTGGTCGGCAAGAGATTCCGCGTGGGTGAGACGGTGCTGCGCGGCGGCCGGCTGAACTTTCCCTGCAAATATCTGGAAGAACTCCTCGGCATGCCGGTCTTCCTGCCGCTCTACAACCGCTCGGGCCTCAACTGCTCGATCGAGACCGGCGGCATCATCCGGCCGGGCGACCCCATCGAGCCGCTGGACGACTGA